One Desulfuromonas acetoxidans DSM 684 genomic region harbors:
- a CDS encoding toll/interleukin-1 receptor domain-containing protein, with the protein MSKSAENRYLAFISYRHADNAQQGRQWATWLHQAIETYEVPEDLVGTLNQRGEEIPARIYPVFRDEQELPAYADLGSAIVNALDVSQMLVVLCSPRAAQSTYVADEIDYFKRLGRSDAIMAAIIDGEPNVSWDQGKHQAGWTEQDECFPEPLLYEYDEEGQRTQRHAEPIAADFRVLEEGRLVQGWTSPQAYRMHLQHATSLNKSTITERVAAYSEQLDLMVLKIVAGILAIPLRVLTQRDKEYQLALERRRSRRLRQWLAGVALLALIAVIAGVAAFQQRREARQQRDQVLVSQSRFLMDQARQANDQGLFDTALLLGLYALPGQYGGQRPPVTDQHELRRAVARNQKLMQFPHDGVVNCVAYSPDGTLAVSGGEDGQAKVWSTQTGEQRDCFSHDKGVVDVAFSPDGQTLATVAGGAIRLWSITDGTPVPFDSAGYFTTVNFSPDGHLLLSRSLDEAVVWSLDSGEVLYHLAHDNFVQQCRFSPDSRWVVTASFDQTAALWSMEDGSRRQVFHHQAPVNCADFSPDSTRVVTGAHDLTAVIWSVDSGEALHVLRHDNAVMAAQFYPDNQTVVTTGNEEGLFFWSSQTGQEMFHTGIDMGFARQVALGRQGRYVAIRAAGSEVKLLSMAQALTMTLTHGGDIRDLAFAPDETSLLTASEDGTAALWSLKSREHQFFWRHQAPVNQVVVSDDGRWLASASDDNTVRLSSLVTQGKQQVLPLSDRGELIVFSPDSSRLLTVANDGSVCLWSVESSEIEHCFDNELMVKSATFSSDGRMVAFVTNEPSVEIFATDSGERRQTISYECRINSARFSQDSNRLFVACSDGSLVCCNVETGQPFWRWQGPSSVVNAVVVDSGQQIVAACEQGQLAMIALQDGHEQSVWQQGHAIRQMVVCDNEKLMATVDDEDDIVVWSLDQHRAMQTFAGQNSVDALSFSPDGSLLAVSTGWQSLTVYQLLDGGLFYVPAVHATVSSLCFTPDSQWLVTGARDNSVAVWGLFRDDLPSVAQQALPLYRQQLTDSERQHYYLPQQPAD; encoded by the coding sequence GTGTCGAAATCCGCTGAAAATCGTTATCTGGCGTTTATTTCCTATCGTCATGCTGACAATGCACAACAGGGCCGTCAATGGGCCACCTGGTTGCATCAAGCCATTGAGACCTATGAAGTGCCTGAAGATCTGGTCGGCACCCTGAATCAACGTGGCGAGGAGATTCCGGCACGTATTTATCCGGTGTTTCGCGATGAACAGGAGTTGCCGGCCTACGCCGACCTGGGTAGTGCCATCGTCAATGCTCTTGATGTATCGCAGATGCTGGTGGTGTTGTGTTCACCGCGAGCCGCCCAATCCACCTATGTGGCTGATGAAATTGATTACTTCAAACGGCTGGGACGCTCCGATGCCATTATGGCGGCCATCATTGATGGTGAGCCCAATGTCAGCTGGGATCAGGGAAAACACCAGGCGGGCTGGACGGAGCAGGATGAGTGCTTTCCTGAACCGCTGCTTTACGAATATGACGAGGAAGGACAGCGCACCCAACGGCATGCCGAGCCCATTGCCGCGGATTTCCGGGTACTGGAAGAGGGGCGGTTAGTCCAAGGCTGGACCTCGCCTCAGGCGTACCGGATGCATTTGCAGCACGCCACATCCTTGAACAAATCGACCATCACCGAGCGTGTGGCGGCATACAGTGAACAGCTCGATCTGATGGTGCTGAAAATCGTTGCCGGGATTCTGGCCATCCCTCTGCGGGTTCTCACTCAGCGCGATAAGGAATATCAGTTGGCTCTTGAACGCAGGCGTTCACGGCGTTTGCGCCAATGGTTGGCCGGTGTCGCTCTGTTGGCACTTATCGCCGTGATTGCCGGTGTCGCCGCTTTTCAGCAGCGTCGCGAGGCACGTCAACAGCGTGACCAGGTGTTGGTCAGCCAGAGCCGTTTTCTGATGGATCAGGCGCGTCAGGCCAACGATCAAGGCCTGTTTGATACCGCGCTGCTGCTCGGCCTGTATGCCTTGCCCGGCCAATACGGTGGTCAGCGTCCTCCGGTCACAGATCAGCATGAATTACGGCGCGCTGTGGCCAGAAACCAGAAACTGATGCAGTTTCCGCATGATGGTGTGGTCAATTGCGTCGCCTACAGCCCCGATGGCACGTTGGCCGTCAGCGGTGGCGAAGACGGTCAGGCCAAGGTGTGGTCGACGCAGACCGGTGAACAACGTGACTGTTTCAGCCATGACAAAGGGGTGGTGGATGTAGCGTTCAGTCCAGATGGTCAGACACTGGCGACCGTTGCCGGGGGCGCAATTCGTTTGTGGTCCATCACGGATGGTACGCCTGTGCCGTTTGACTCGGCAGGCTATTTCACCACGGTGAATTTCAGTCCCGATGGTCACCTGTTGTTGTCGCGTTCCCTCGATGAAGCGGTGGTCTGGTCGCTGGACAGTGGCGAAGTGCTCTACCATCTTGCGCACGATAATTTTGTCCAGCAATGCCGCTTCAGCCCGGACAGCCGCTGGGTGGTCACCGCTTCCTTTGATCAGACCGCAGCCTTGTGGTCGATGGAGGATGGATCGCGTCGTCAAGTCTTCCACCATCAGGCCCCCGTTAACTGTGCCGATTTCAGCCCCGATTCAACGCGGGTGGTAACGGGGGCTCATGATCTGACTGCCGTGATCTGGTCGGTGGACAGTGGAGAGGCTCTGCATGTGCTGCGCCACGACAATGCGGTCATGGCTGCGCAATTTTATCCGGACAACCAGACCGTGGTGACCACCGGCAACGAGGAAGGTCTGTTTTTCTGGTCGTCTCAAACCGGTCAGGAGATGTTTCACACCGGTATCGACATGGGCTTTGCCCGTCAGGTGGCCCTTGGGCGGCAAGGGCGTTATGTTGCCATTCGCGCCGCCGGCAGTGAGGTGAAATTATTGTCCATGGCTCAGGCCCTGACCATGACTCTCACACATGGTGGTGACATTCGTGATCTGGCGTTTGCGCCGGATGAGACTTCACTATTGACCGCTTCTGAAGATGGTACTGCGGCGTTATGGTCGCTCAAAAGCCGTGAACATCAGTTTTTCTGGCGCCATCAGGCCCCGGTTAATCAAGTTGTGGTCAGTGATGATGGCCGCTGGCTGGCCAGCGCTTCGGACGATAATACGGTGCGATTATCCTCGCTGGTTACACAGGGGAAACAGCAGGTTCTCCCCTTGTCTGACCGTGGTGAGCTGATTGTGTTCAGTCCTGATTCGAGCCGGTTATTGACCGTTGCCAACGATGGCTCCGTGTGTTTGTGGTCTGTGGAATCGTCAGAAATAGAGCACTGCTTTGACAACGAATTGATGGTCAAATCAGCGACATTCAGCTCTGATGGCCGCATGGTTGCTTTCGTGACTAATGAGCCTTCAGTGGAAATTTTTGCGACAGATTCCGGTGAGCGACGGCAGACCATCTCCTATGAGTGTCGAATCAACAGTGCCCGTTTTTCTCAGGATTCCAACAGGTTGTTTGTCGCGTGCTCTGACGGCTCTCTGGTGTGCTGCAATGTTGAGACCGGGCAGCCGTTCTGGCGCTGGCAAGGTCCTTCATCTGTTGTCAATGCTGTGGTTGTTGATTCCGGTCAGCAGATCGTTGCAGCCTGTGAACAAGGTCAGTTGGCGATGATCGCGCTGCAGGATGGGCATGAACAGAGTGTTTGGCAACAGGGGCATGCAATTCGTCAGATGGTTGTCTGTGACAATGAGAAACTCATGGCAACCGTTGACGATGAGGACGATATTGTCGTTTGGTCTTTGGACCAACACAGGGCCATGCAAACCTTCGCAGGGCAGAACTCTGTTGATGCGTTGAGTTTCAGTCCCGATGGGAGCTTGCTGGCCGTATCAACGGGATGGCAGTCCTTGACCGTCTATCAGCTGTTGGACGGAGGGCTGTTTTATGTGCCTGCAGTCCACGCGACGGTCAGCAGCCTGTGCTTTACACCGGACAGTCAATGGCTGGTCACCGGGGCTCGTGACAATTCCGTTGCCGTGTGGGGGTTGTTTCGTGATGATCTTCCAAGTGTCGCGCAACAGGCTTTGCCGCTTTATCGCCAACAGCTGACCGACTCGGAACGGCAGCACTATTATCTTCCGCAACAACCTGCAGACTAA